A genomic segment from Spinacia oleracea cultivar Varoflay chromosome 3, BTI_SOV_V1, whole genome shotgun sequence encodes:
- the LOC110783176 gene encoding rab GTPase-activating protein 22 isoform X2: MLNVVPSSSLYRSIGGIFLFLSSGGGGGQNGGGAAAVAVAFTAVAGIAVFAAIAYTRSGHLKSPWSRKKRKHALTLRQWRNSFTPDGKLHDGGIKLLKKVRSGGIDPSIRSEVWPFLLGVYDLKSTKEERDVIRNKNRKEYEKLRRQSRRLLKQTDENSRLNSNGSSESPYSEPSSPASEDVVSARESLSSEKGSSDLEFSENQSSSVLDRSSSSRRVTSSSPSVICSDSSDMGSSEDEQFDEASSPLSDEENDVDVASKGDLSPPKTNPQSNVCRTEDFASWQRIIRLDAVRANAEWTPYSPSQAAVSEDRACRSAEAVGLKDYDHLEPCRIYHAARLVAILEAYAIYDSEIGYCQGMSDLLSPIISVIEEDHMAFWCFVGFMKKARHNFRLDEVGIRRQLNTVAKIIKHKDSHLYKHLVKLQAEDCFFVYRMVVVLFRRELNFEQTLCLWEVMWADQAALRAGVGKSAWRVIRQRAPPTEDLLLYAIAASVLQRRKQIIEKYSSMDEILRECNNMAGHLDIWKLLDGAHDLVMTLHDKVATT; the protein is encoded by the exons atGCTTAACGTCGTTCCATCTTCGAGCTTATACAGAAGCATAGGTGGAATCTTCTTGTTCTTAAGCAGCGGTGGCGGCGGCGGCCAAAATGGCGGTGGCgctgctgctgtagctgttgcTTTCACTGCCGTTGCTGGTATCGCTGTATTTGCCGCCATTGCTTATACTCGTAG TGGCCATCTTAAGTCACCATGGTCTCGCAAGAAAAGGAAACATGCCCTCACACTACGACAATGGAGAAATTCATTTACACCAGATGGAAAGCTTCATGATGGTGGAATAAAGCTTTTGAAGAAAGTTCGAAGTGGA GGTATTGATCCAAGCATCAGATCAGAGGTTTGGCCTTTCCTTCTTGGCGT CTATGACTTGAAAAGTACCAAAGAAGAAAGAGATGTTATCAGAAACAAGAACAG AAAGGAGTATGAAAAACTTAGGAGGCAGAGTCGACGACTATTAAAACAAACTGATGAGAATTCAAGACTGAATAGCAACGGGAGCAGTGAGAGTCCCTATTCAGAACCCAGTTCACCTGCCTCAGAAGATGTGGTCAGTGCTCGAGAGTCCCTATCCAGTGAGAAGGGAAGTTCTGATCTTGAGTTTTCAGAAAATCAATCTAGCTCAGTATTGGATAGGAGTAGTAGCTCCCGGCGAGTCACGAGTTCTAGTCCTTCTGTAATCTGCAGCGATTCATCTGACATGGGGTCATCTGAAGATGAACAATTTGACGAAGCTTCTTCTCCTCTATCTGACGAAGAGAATGATGTTGATGTTGCTTCAAAGGGAGATCTTTCCCCGCCTAAGACAAATCCACAGTCTAATGTCTGTCGAACTGAAGATTTTGCCAGTTGGCAGCGTATAATTCGTCTTGATGCTGTGCGGGCCAATGCAGAATGGACTCCCTATTCTCCTTCCCAGGCTGCAGTATCAGAAGACCGGGCATGTCGTTCTGCTGAAGCTGTAGGTCTTAAAGACTATGATCACCTTGAGCCATGCAGAATTTACCATGCTGCTCGATTGGTAGCAATACTTGAAGCCTATGCCATCTATGACTCTGAAATTGGTTACTGTCAAGGTATGAGTGATCTTCTTTCCCCGATAATCTCAGTAATAGAGGAAGACCATATGGCATTCTGGTGTTTTGTGGGGTTTATGAAGAAGGCTCGGCATAACTTCAGGCTCGATGAGGTGGGAATTCGTCGGCAACTTAATACCGTGGCCAAAATCATAAAACACAAGGACTCACACCTTTATAAACATTTGGTAAAGCTCCAAGCAGAGGACTGTTTCTTTGTTTACAGGATGGTGGTTGTTCTGTTTAGGAGGGAGCTGAATTTTGAGCAGACACTTTGCTTGTGGGAGGTGATGTGGGCTGATCAAGCTGCACTTCGGGCCGGGGTTGGCAAATCTGCGTGGCGTGTAATAAGACAACGGGCCCCACCAACAGAGGATTTGCTGCTGTATGCCATTGCTGCTTCTGTATTGCAGAGAAGAAAACAGATTATAGAGAAGTACAGTAGTATGGATGAAATATTGAGGGAGTGTAATAATATGGCTGGACATCTTGATATTTGGAAACTCTTGGATGGTGCACATGATCTGGTAATGACTCTTCATGATAAAGTTGCTACAACCTAG
- the LOC110783176 gene encoding rab GTPase-activating protein 22 isoform X1 has product MKALRRSHTCSPSPSSSSKSSPSSSNSIKHHYSLPSSSSPSSSSPLSSSWVHLRSALFVVASSSPASSSSHRGHLKSPWSRKKRKHALTLRQWRNSFTPDGKLHDGGIKLLKKVRSGGIDPSIRSEVWPFLLGVYDLKSTKEERDVIRNKNRKEYEKLRRQSRRLLKQTDENSRLNSNGSSESPYSEPSSPASEDVVSARESLSSEKGSSDLEFSENQSSSVLDRSSSSRRVTSSSPSVICSDSSDMGSSEDEQFDEASSPLSDEENDVDVASKGDLSPPKTNPQSNVCRTEDFASWQRIIRLDAVRANAEWTPYSPSQAAVSEDRACRSAEAVGLKDYDHLEPCRIYHAARLVAILEAYAIYDSEIGYCQGMSDLLSPIISVIEEDHMAFWCFVGFMKKARHNFRLDEVGIRRQLNTVAKIIKHKDSHLYKHLVKLQAEDCFFVYRMVVVLFRRELNFEQTLCLWEVMWADQAALRAGVGKSAWRVIRQRAPPTEDLLLYAIAASVLQRRKQIIEKYSSMDEILRECNNMAGHLDIWKLLDGAHDLVMTLHDKVATT; this is encoded by the exons ATGAAAGCTCTAAGAAGAAGTCACACTTGTTCACCTTCTCCATCTTCATCGTCGAAATCATCCCCATCATCATCTAATtcgataaaacatcattattcactaccatcatcatcatcaccatcatcatcgtCGCCGTTATCGTCGTCTTGGGTTCATTTGCGGTCAGCTTTATTCGTTGTTGCTTCTTCCTCACCGGCATCTTCTTCTTCCCATCG TGGCCATCTTAAGTCACCATGGTCTCGCAAGAAAAGGAAACATGCCCTCACACTACGACAATGGAGAAATTCATTTACACCAGATGGAAAGCTTCATGATGGTGGAATAAAGCTTTTGAAGAAAGTTCGAAGTGGA GGTATTGATCCAAGCATCAGATCAGAGGTTTGGCCTTTCCTTCTTGGCGT CTATGACTTGAAAAGTACCAAAGAAGAAAGAGATGTTATCAGAAACAAGAACAG AAAGGAGTATGAAAAACTTAGGAGGCAGAGTCGACGACTATTAAAACAAACTGATGAGAATTCAAGACTGAATAGCAACGGGAGCAGTGAGAGTCCCTATTCAGAACCCAGTTCACCTGCCTCAGAAGATGTGGTCAGTGCTCGAGAGTCCCTATCCAGTGAGAAGGGAAGTTCTGATCTTGAGTTTTCAGAAAATCAATCTAGCTCAGTATTGGATAGGAGTAGTAGCTCCCGGCGAGTCACGAGTTCTAGTCCTTCTGTAATCTGCAGCGATTCATCTGACATGGGGTCATCTGAAGATGAACAATTTGACGAAGCTTCTTCTCCTCTATCTGACGAAGAGAATGATGTTGATGTTGCTTCAAAGGGAGATCTTTCCCCGCCTAAGACAAATCCACAGTCTAATGTCTGTCGAACTGAAGATTTTGCCAGTTGGCAGCGTATAATTCGTCTTGATGCTGTGCGGGCCAATGCAGAATGGACTCCCTATTCTCCTTCCCAGGCTGCAGTATCAGAAGACCGGGCATGTCGTTCTGCTGAAGCTGTAGGTCTTAAAGACTATGATCACCTTGAGCCATGCAGAATTTACCATGCTGCTCGATTGGTAGCAATACTTGAAGCCTATGCCATCTATGACTCTGAAATTGGTTACTGTCAAGGTATGAGTGATCTTCTTTCCCCGATAATCTCAGTAATAGAGGAAGACCATATGGCATTCTGGTGTTTTGTGGGGTTTATGAAGAAGGCTCGGCATAACTTCAGGCTCGATGAGGTGGGAATTCGTCGGCAACTTAATACCGTGGCCAAAATCATAAAACACAAGGACTCACACCTTTATAAACATTTGGTAAAGCTCCAAGCAGAGGACTGTTTCTTTGTTTACAGGATGGTGGTTGTTCTGTTTAGGAGGGAGCTGAATTTTGAGCAGACACTTTGCTTGTGGGAGGTGATGTGGGCTGATCAAGCTGCACTTCGGGCCGGGGTTGGCAAATCTGCGTGGCGTGTAATAAGACAACGGGCCCCACCAACAGAGGATTTGCTGCTGTATGCCATTGCTGCTTCTGTATTGCAGAGAAGAAAACAGATTATAGAGAAGTACAGTAGTATGGATGAAATATTGAGGGAGTGTAATAATATGGCTGGACATCTTGATATTTGGAAACTCTTGGATGGTGCACATGATCTGGTAATGACTCTTCATGATAAAGTTGCTACAACCTAG
- the LOC110783176 gene encoding rab GTPase-activating protein 22 isoform X3 has product MNGIGTEGVWIIHYFGPLRVRPEIVCLSYDLKSTKEERDVIRNKNRKEYEKLRRQSRRLLKQTDENSRLNSNGSSESPYSEPSSPASEDVVSARESLSSEKGSSDLEFSENQSSSVLDRSSSSRRVTSSSPSVICSDSSDMGSSEDEQFDEASSPLSDEENDVDVASKGDLSPPKTNPQSNVCRTEDFASWQRIIRLDAVRANAEWTPYSPSQAAVSEDRACRSAEAVGLKDYDHLEPCRIYHAARLVAILEAYAIYDSEIGYCQGMSDLLSPIISVIEEDHMAFWCFVGFMKKARHNFRLDEVGIRRQLNTVAKIIKHKDSHLYKHLVKLQAEDCFFVYRMVVVLFRRELNFEQTLCLWEVMWADQAALRAGVGKSAWRVIRQRAPPTEDLLLYAIAASVLQRRKQIIEKYSSMDEILRECNNMAGHLDIWKLLDGAHDLVMTLHDKVATT; this is encoded by the exons ATGAATGGGATTGGGACTGAAG GTGTTTGGATTATACATTATTTTGGTCCACTGAGAGTCAGACCTGAAATTGTATGTCTGAG CTATGACTTGAAAAGTACCAAAGAAGAAAGAGATGTTATCAGAAACAAGAACAG AAAGGAGTATGAAAAACTTAGGAGGCAGAGTCGACGACTATTAAAACAAACTGATGAGAATTCAAGACTGAATAGCAACGGGAGCAGTGAGAGTCCCTATTCAGAACCCAGTTCACCTGCCTCAGAAGATGTGGTCAGTGCTCGAGAGTCCCTATCCAGTGAGAAGGGAAGTTCTGATCTTGAGTTTTCAGAAAATCAATCTAGCTCAGTATTGGATAGGAGTAGTAGCTCCCGGCGAGTCACGAGTTCTAGTCCTTCTGTAATCTGCAGCGATTCATCTGACATGGGGTCATCTGAAGATGAACAATTTGACGAAGCTTCTTCTCCTCTATCTGACGAAGAGAATGATGTTGATGTTGCTTCAAAGGGAGATCTTTCCCCGCCTAAGACAAATCCACAGTCTAATGTCTGTCGAACTGAAGATTTTGCCAGTTGGCAGCGTATAATTCGTCTTGATGCTGTGCGGGCCAATGCAGAATGGACTCCCTATTCTCCTTCCCAGGCTGCAGTATCAGAAGACCGGGCATGTCGTTCTGCTGAAGCTGTAGGTCTTAAAGACTATGATCACCTTGAGCCATGCAGAATTTACCATGCTGCTCGATTGGTAGCAATACTTGAAGCCTATGCCATCTATGACTCTGAAATTGGTTACTGTCAAGGTATGAGTGATCTTCTTTCCCCGATAATCTCAGTAATAGAGGAAGACCATATGGCATTCTGGTGTTTTGTGGGGTTTATGAAGAAGGCTCGGCATAACTTCAGGCTCGATGAGGTGGGAATTCGTCGGCAACTTAATACCGTGGCCAAAATCATAAAACACAAGGACTCACACCTTTATAAACATTTGGTAAAGCTCCAAGCAGAGGACTGTTTCTTTGTTTACAGGATGGTGGTTGTTCTGTTTAGGAGGGAGCTGAATTTTGAGCAGACACTTTGCTTGTGGGAGGTGATGTGGGCTGATCAAGCTGCACTTCGGGCCGGGGTTGGCAAATCTGCGTGGCGTGTAATAAGACAACGGGCCCCACCAACAGAGGATTTGCTGCTGTATGCCATTGCTGCTTCTGTATTGCAGAGAAGAAAACAGATTATAGAGAAGTACAGTAGTATGGATGAAATATTGAGGGAGTGTAATAATATGGCTGGACATCTTGATATTTGGAAACTCTTGGATGGTGCACATGATCTGGTAATGACTCTTCATGATAAAGTTGCTACAACCTAG